Proteins encoded together in one Papaver somniferum cultivar HN1 unplaced genomic scaffold, ASM357369v1 unplaced-scaffold_117, whole genome shotgun sequence window:
- the LOC113330188 gene encoding photosystem II D1 precursor processing protein PSB27-H2, chloroplastic-like, with amino-acid sequence MNSSCLIVDKCLHSSSNLTKPLSQHKQQSRKTVVLASNEELYWTRRVILRSVGALLLPFLTLDCGLTPLQVRAEEKTSPKDQNEDDGDKGILEGMKSLFDPNEKTKSGKVLSKAYLKTAREVVKTLRELVEEDPKDNARFRRTADAAKESIREYLSNWRGQKSVASEESYMALEKAIRALAGFYSKAGPSAQLPEDVKLQILDDLNIADSIVFPHLYPVHFL; translated from the exons ATGAATTCTTCTTGTTTGATTGTGGATAAGTGTCTCCACTCATCTTCCAATCTTACGAAACCATTATCACAGC ATAAACAGCAATCAAGGAAAACTGTTGTATTGGCGTCAAATGAGGAGTTGTACTGGACAAGGCGTGTTATTTTGAGGAGTGTTGGAGCATTGTTGCTTCCATTTTTAACCCTTGATTGTGGATTAACACCATTACAAGTTAGAGCAGAAGAGAAGACAAGCCCCAAAGACCAAAATGAGGATGATGGGGATAAAGGAATTTTGGaggggatgaagtccttgtttgATCCAAATGAAAAAACCAAGTCGGGGAAAGTGTTGTCAAAGGCGTACTTGAAGACTGCGAGGGAAGTTGTGAAGACTCTGCGTGAATTGGTGGAGGAAGACCCGAAAGATAATGCCAGGTTTAGACGGACTGCAGATGCTGCAAAAGAGTCTATTCGTGAGTATTTGAGCAACTGGAGAGGCCAGAAATCAGTGGCGTCTGAG GAATCTTATATGGCACTCGAGAAAGCAATTAGGGCATTGGCTGGCTTCTATTCAAAGGCAGGTCCTTCGGCCCAGCTTCCTGAAGATGTGAAACTGCAAATTCTGGATGATTTGAACATTGCAGACTCTATAGTATTTCCTCATCTGTATCCAGTTCATTTCTTGTGA